In the Planctomycetota bacterium genome, CAAGGGATTGTGCGATTAGATACTCGCCCTCGCCGCCCCTGTCAAGGCCAAACTGCTCCGCCTTTGGGGTGCCAACCGTCCTGCGCCCGTCGCCCACGGCCCGCGTCAACTCGTCGCCGCCAGGACCGCGCGCGTCTTCTCGACCGCCAGCGCGAGAAACACCCCTGCCATGACGAACAGAACGACCGCACACACAAGGACCAGGACCTTGTACCACCGGCCCTCCAGGAGCCGTCGGCCGCTCGCCACCCCGAACGCGACGAGGCTGTACCATCCCAGATCGGCCGCGATGTGCCCGACGAAGAACACCGCCACACCCAGCCAACCCAGGCGGACGGCCCCCGCGAGGAGCAACGTCGGCTGCGTCACCCACCAGACGTACCAGTAGGGGTTCAGGGCGCTCGTCAGGAGCCCCGAGGCGATGGATCCGTGGCCGTGCAGCCCTGCCCCGGCGGCCTCGACCCTCGGCCGAAGGGCCTGTCGCACAAGACCAATGCCCATCCACGTAAGGGCCACCGTGCCGACGGCACCGATCACCGCCAGGACCGACGGGTTCTGGAACACGGCCGACAGTCCGATCGCCAGCAGGGCCACGACGGGGATCTCCAGGATCGCGTGACCGAGGACGACGCCCGGCCCGAACCAGAAGCCTCGGCGCCCGGTGCCCGCCACGGTCACGGCGAGAACCGGGCCGGGCATCAGTGCCCCGGACAGCGCCAGGACGAAACTTGCCCAGGCCAGGCCGGCCAGTTCCAGAACCATAGGACCTCCGCCAGGAGTCGAGTCATTCTATACTCTCGGCCAACATGGGGCCAATCCTTCAGGGAGCCCCCGTGCGCTTGGGAGCCGGTCATAAAAGTCACAAGGGGCTTGGCTTTTTATGGGAAGCGATGTAGAATGGCCTCGCGGGTGGCCGATAGAACGAGGGGAGACGTCCGCCGGCGTCGAGCCGGCTCCGGACGCGAGGGCCAGCACACGTGAAGCACGAGGTCAAACGCAAGGCGCACGCCGAGTTCTGCAACTGGGCGTCCACCTACGACAGCCACTGGCTCAACCACTACCTCTTCGAGCCGTCGCACGACCTGGCGATCGGCGAGTTGAAGGAGGCCAAGCCCGCTCGGTTGCTTGACATCGGGTGCGGGACGGCGGAACTGGCGACGCGCCTCGCCGGACGCGGGTGGGAAACGATCGGCCTGGACTTCTGCGAGCCGATGCTCCACCAGGCGAAGCGCAAACTGAACGGCAGCGCGGCCACGGTCCGCTTGGCGGTCGGCGACAGCGAGCATCTGCCCTTTGCCGACCGGTCCTTCTGCGTCGTCACGTGTGCAAACTCCTTCCACCACTATCCGCACCAGGAGGCCGTGATCCGCGAAATGTACCGGGTGCTTCAGCCGGGAGGTCGCCTGATCGTGATCGACGGCTGGCCGGACCACTGGATCGGACGGATCATCTACGACCTGGTGATCACGCACGTCGAGGGAGGCCAGGTGCATCACCGGGAGTCGCACGAGATGGAGCGGCTTCTGCGGGGGGCGGGCTTTGTCCGGGTCAGCCAGAAACGCATCTATTCGCCGTTCCCAATCCTCCTGACGCGCGGCCAAGTGCCGGAACGACCGGCGGCCGGCGCCGCATGAAAGCCGACGCATGACGGCACTTCGATTTTCGGCGCAGGGGGCGCTGGTGGCGGCAGGGGTGATCATTCTGTCGTTCGCGGGCGCCTTGGTCGGCGAGGAATCGCCCAAGCCGAAACGCTCCCCCGGGGCGGAGCGCGCCGTCTATCCCAAACCGCCGAAAGAGATGGACGCGCTCGCACGGCGCGACAGCCTGGCACTGCTCGAGGAGAGCATCCGATGGTACGAGCGGACCGTCACCGACTACACCTGCACGTTCACAAAGCAAGAGCGCATCGACGAGACGCTCGCCAAGACCGAAACGACCTTTCTGAAGTTCCGCGAGAAACCCTTCAGCGTCTATTTGAAATGGTCGGAGCCGTCGAACGGCCAGGAGGTTATCTTCGTTAAGGGCCGATACGACGAGAAAGCGGTGGTCCACCCGAGCGGTCTTCTCGGCCTGATTTTCCGCAAAATGAGCCTCGACCCCGAAGGAAAACAGGCGATGCGCCATAGCCGTCGACCCATCACCTTTGCGGGCCTTGGAAACATGTTGCGCCTCGTCGTGGGCCAGTGCAAGGCGGCCCAGGCCAAAGGCGACCTCGTGCTCGAGTACCGGGGCGTCCGCGAGGAGGCAGGCCGACCGGCCTACGTCTTGAACCGCATCCTCCCCGACGGCAAGGGCTACCCCTGCCACCAACTTTTCATCTTCATCGACTGCGAGTATCTGTTGCCGATCCGGACCGAGGCGTACCTGTGGGACGGCCGGCTC is a window encoding:
- a CDS encoding methyltransferase domain-containing protein, with product MKHEVKRKAHAEFCNWASTYDSHWLNHYLFEPSHDLAIGELKEAKPARLLDIGCGTAELATRLAGRGWETIGLDFCEPMLHQAKRKLNGSAATVRLAVGDSEHLPFADRSFCVVTCANSFHHYPHQEAVIREMYRVLQPGGRLIVIDGWPDHWIGRIIYDLVITHVEGGQVHHRESHEMERLLRGAGFVRVSQKRIYSPFPILLTRGQVPERPAAGAA
- a CDS encoding LysE family transporter, coding for MVLELAGLAWASFVLALSGALMPGPVLAVTVAGTGRRGFWFGPGVVLGHAILEIPVVALLAIGLSAVFQNPSVLAVIGAVGTVALTWMGIGLVRQALRPRVEAAGAGLHGHGSIASGLLTSALNPYWYVWWVTQPTLLLAGAVRLGWLGVAVFFVGHIAADLGWYSLVAFGVASGRRLLEGRWYKVLVLVCAVVLFVMAGVFLALAVEKTRAVLAATS
- a CDS encoding DUF1571 domain-containing protein — its product is MTALRFSAQGALVAAGVIILSFAGALVGEESPKPKRSPGAERAVYPKPPKEMDALARRDSLALLEESIRWYERTVTDYTCTFTKQERIDETLAKTETTFLKFREKPFSVYLKWSEPSNGQEVIFVKGRYDEKAVVHPSGLLGLIFRKMSLDPEGKQAMRHSRRPITFAGLGNMLRLVVGQCKAAQAKGDLVLEYRGVREEAGRPAYVLNRILPDGKGYPCHQLFIFIDCEYLLPIRTEAYLWDGRLLSDYRYADLNLNPGLTDEDFNPENREYGYRVF